In one window of Ruminococcus albus AD2013 DNA:
- a CDS encoding GGDEF domain-containing protein, with protein MINSRKSIAIFTCQVTLGYRRHFCEAVNQAVIDQGYNAVFYNFYGVVGSKHSDYSDYEYKLLEVIPFDKFDGIIFDEEAITIDGMVEKLVAKIKEKATCPVISVSSYMKGFYNLCFDDVAGIDLIVKHMYDHHGCRRIGFMSGPMWHKDGVKRYHAFKATMKALGLPEEGEGIFEGDFWYNKAGEAVDFFTSDGKELPEVIICANDYMAMALCQELKRRGHRIPEDILVTGFDGIEDGQLYIPRLTTIDRRRDDTAVQAVAMIDNIIKGQEYPEITYIPPRLISGDSCGCTKADLTVEIERLNTNAEQSISVHYYLGDIIGATLKMNIVESISELERSFADYAVNFGGYRSFCVMTYVDENGKTSIEKGMSAPTHKVYPSILVDRYGDYKGVERNIISTDDFLPTESVDEPRIVYVTSMHCGDRCFGYSSISMTGTGAFNEFYYVWIATLAVAMESLLRHNNIGELITNLEYTSIRDGLTGLYNRRGFELRSDEAAKCMKKGSTACAMVIDMDGLKRINDRYGHAEGDIAIKNLADIIGTVFKDKAIAGRTGGDEFYVFVPECTEDTAAIFKKQFYFLLSDINNNLDKPYELSASFGTFVHEITPAYNVEELLRIADERMYAEKQQKRAHRT; from the coding sequence ATGATAAATAGCAGAAAAAGTATAGCGATATTTACCTGTCAGGTCACATTAGGCTATCGCAGACATTTTTGCGAAGCAGTAAATCAAGCTGTGATAGATCAAGGCTACAATGCTGTTTTTTATAATTTTTACGGAGTGGTCGGCAGCAAACATTCGGATTACTCCGATTATGAATATAAGCTGTTAGAAGTTATCCCCTTCGACAAATTCGATGGCATAATATTCGATGAAGAAGCCATCACTATAGATGGTATGGTCGAAAAGCTTGTGGCTAAGATAAAAGAGAAGGCTACCTGTCCCGTTATAAGCGTCTCCAGTTATATGAAAGGCTTTTATAACCTGTGCTTTGATGATGTCGCAGGTATCGATCTTATCGTAAAACATATGTACGATCACCATGGCTGCCGCAGGATCGGATTCATGTCAGGTCCCATGTGGCATAAGGACGGTGTAAAAAGATATCACGCTTTCAAAGCGACCATGAAAGCTTTGGGGCTTCCCGAAGAAGGCGAAGGCATATTTGAAGGTGATTTCTGGTACAACAAAGCAGGAGAAGCTGTCGATTTCTTCACAAGTGACGGCAAGGAACTTCCCGAAGTCATCATATGTGCAAATGACTATATGGCAATGGCTCTTTGTCAGGAACTTAAAAGAAGAGGTCATCGCATACCCGAAGATATTCTTGTAACAGGCTTTGACGGCATTGAAGATGGTCAGCTGTATATCCCAAGGCTGACAACGATTGACCGCAGGCGCGATGATACAGCTGTACAGGCTGTCGCTATGATCGACAATATTATAAAAGGTCAGGAGTACCCCGAGATAACATATATACCGCCGAGACTCATAAGCGGCGATTCCTGCGGCTGTACAAAGGCCGACCTGACCGTCGAGATCGAAAGACTGAACACAAACGCCGAGCAGTCCATATCCGTACATTATTATCTCGGCGATATCATAGGTGCTACCCTTAAAATGAATATAGTCGAAAGCATATCCGAACTCGAAAGGTCATTTGCCGATTATGCTGTTAATTTCGGCGGTTACAGAAGCTTCTGCGTTATGACCTATGTGGATGAGAACGGAAAAACGTCCATCGAAAAAGGTATGTCCGCCCCCACCCATAAAGTATACCCTTCTATCCTCGTGGACAGATACGGCGATTATAAAGGTGTTGAGCGAAATATCATCAGCACCGATGATTTTCTTCCCACCGAATCGGTCGATGAACCCAGGATAGTATACGTGACGAGTATGCACTGCGGTGACAGATGCTTCGGATATAGTTCCATCTCTATGACAGGCACAGGGGCTTTCAACGAGTTCTACTACGTATGGATAGCGACTCTCGCCGTGGCAATGGAATCTCTGCTGAGACACAACAACATCGGCGAACTTATAACCAATCTGGAATATACAAGCATCAGGGACGGTCTTACAGGGCTTTACAACCGCCGCGGATTTGAGCTTCGTTCAGACGAAGCAGCAAAATGCATGAAAAAGGGCAGCACAGCCTGTGCAATGGTCATAGATATGGACGGTCTTAAACGAATAAACGACCGCTATGGTCATGCCGAGGGCGATATCGCTATTAAAAATCTTGCCGATATCATTGGCACAGTATTCAAAGATAAAGCCATAGCAGGCAGAACAGGCGGTGACGAGTTCTACGTGTTCGTACCAGAATGTACAGAGGATACGGCTGCAATTTTCAAGAAGCAGTTCTATTTCCTGTTATCCGATATCAACAATAATCTGGATAAACCCTATGAACTGAGTGCAAGCTTCGGCACTTTCGTCCATGAGATAACACCTGCATACAACGTAGAAGAACTCTTACGCATAGCTGATGAGCGAATGTACGCCGAAAAACAGCAAAAACGTGCGCACCGCACCTGA
- a CDS encoding glycoside hydrolase family 25 protein, translating to MKSKGIRRFVMIVILMAVAAAVFAALLWFRVIKINHPDGLKGADISSYQGNTDWAELSKHMDFVFVKATEGSGSTDDMFVENFTGAKEAGLVTGAYHFFSFDSAGSTQAENFINALESTGMTDGMLPPVIDVELYGKYTKEPLSAEEAVPEIKAMISAIEEKYGAKPIIYTTMKTRTRYKEAFDGCMLWERNVFFRPLHNDWTFWQYSDSEKFGGYEGDEEFIDMNVFSGSMEDLEAITLSTR from the coding sequence TTGAAGAGCAAAGGGATAAGACGTTTCGTTATGATCGTTATTCTGATGGCAGTGGCTGCGGCGGTGTTTGCGGCGCTTTTATGGTTCAGGGTCATAAAGATAAATCACCCTGATGGGCTGAAAGGCGCGGATATATCCTCGTATCAGGGAAATACAGACTGGGCAGAGCTTTCAAAGCATATGGATTTTGTTTTTGTAAAGGCTACCGAGGGCAGCGGCTCGACGGATGATATGTTCGTGGAGAATTTCACCGGGGCGAAAGAAGCGGGACTTGTAACGGGAGCGTATCACTTTTTCAGCTTTGACAGTGCGGGAAGCACTCAGGCAGAAAATTTCATAAACGCCCTTGAAAGCACGGGTATGACCGATGGTATGCTGCCGCCGGTTATAGATGTGGAGCTTTACGGCAAATATACCAAAGAACCTCTGTCTGCGGAGGAAGCTGTGCCTGAGATAAAGGCTATGATATCTGCAATAGAGGAAAAATACGGCGCAAAGCCGATAATATACACCACCATGAAAACGCGCACACGCTATAAAGAAGCATTTGATGGCTGTATGCTCTGGGAGCGCAACGTGTTTTTCAGACCGCTGCATAATGACTGGACTTTCTGGCAGTACAGCGACAGCGAAAAGTTCGGTGGCTATGAGGGCGATGAAGAATTCATTGATATGAACGTCTTTAGCGGCAGTATGGAAGACCTTGAAGCGATAACGCTCAGCACCCGATAA
- a CDS encoding RsmE family RNA methyltransferase, whose product MPRFFVNKEDINGEHAFINGADAVHIGRSLRMRLGDELTVCCEGKDYTCRLDSVSDEQCGLTVLSVSEGSGEPSVRVTLYQAVPKSDKLELIVQKAVELGASEIVPVLTSRCVSRPDEKSFRKKRERLNKIALEAAKQCGRSIVPTVGDIISVEECAKRLGEHELGLICYEKGGAPLSETVSADRRDIGIFIGSEGGFDEAEVEKCRAEGAKVIGMGPRIMRCETAPIAAIAVVMSLTGNI is encoded by the coding sequence ATGCCAAGATTTTTTGTAAATAAAGAGGATATAAACGGAGAACACGCATTCATCAATGGTGCGGACGCTGTGCATATCGGGCGCAGCCTGCGTATGCGTCTGGGGGACGAGCTGACTGTATGCTGTGAGGGCAAGGATTATACTTGCAGGCTGGATTCGGTATCGGACGAACAGTGCGGGCTGACAGTGCTGAGTGTCAGCGAGGGGAGTGGAGAGCCTTCGGTGAGGGTGACCCTTTATCAGGCTGTGCCGAAATCGGACAAGCTGGAGCTCATCGTGCAGAAAGCGGTGGAGCTTGGTGCAAGTGAGATAGTGCCTGTGCTGACTTCAAGGTGTGTATCCAGACCGGATGAAAAAAGCTTCCGCAAGAAGAGGGAACGTCTCAACAAGATAGCTCTTGAAGCTGCAAAGCAGTGCGGACGAAGCATTGTGCCGACGGTGGGGGATATCATCTCGGTCGAGGAATGTGCGAAGCGTCTCGGAGAGCATGAACTGGGGCTTATATGCTACGAAAAGGGCGGTGCTCCGCTGTCGGAGACAGTATCGGCGGATCGCCGCGATATCGGAATATTCATCGGCAGCGAGGGCGGATTTGATGAAGCGGAAGTAGAAAAATGCCGTGCCGAGGGCGCAAAGGTCATAGGTATGGGACCGAGGATAATGCGCTGTGAGACTGCTCCTATTGCGGCGATCGCGGTAGTCATGAGCCTTACTGGAAATATCTGA
- a CDS encoding class I SAM-dependent methyltransferase, whose amino-acid sequence MDTSKKFDGRAKDYTAGRPGYPAELIDRLYDRYGFSKDSVIADIGSGTGKFARLLLERGNEVYCVEPNDDMRAAAEDELRVYAGYHSVKGGAENTTLISCSADFVTSAQAFHWFDTDRFRAECRRILKTGGTAVLVWNIRDMRAPVNRELYDLFKAYCPEFKGFGGGIKKDDERIVRFFGGDYERLSFEMPLFYDKERFIARCLSGSYSLKQGDERYDDYIRETERIFDNYARGGRLTIENSTVAYIGKP is encoded by the coding sequence ATGGATACTTCAAAGAAGTTTGACGGACGGGCAAAGGATTATACCGCCGGCAGACCCGGTTATCCCGCGGAGCTGATAGACAGGCTGTATGACAGATACGGCTTTTCAAAGGATTCGGTGATAGCGGATATAGGTTCAGGCACGGGAAAATTCGCACGGCTGTTGCTGGAGCGTGGAAACGAGGTATACTGCGTTGAGCCTAATGATGATATGAGGGCGGCTGCGGAAGATGAGCTGAGGGTATATGCGGGATACCACAGCGTGAAGGGCGGTGCGGAAAACACAACACTTATTTCATGCTCGGCAGACTTTGTTACATCGGCGCAGGCTTTTCACTGGTTCGATACAGACAGGTTCAGGGCTGAATGCAGAAGGATACTGAAAACAGGCGGAACAGCGGTGCTGGTATGGAACATCAGGGATATGAGAGCCCCCGTAAACAGAGAACTGTATGATTTATTCAAAGCCTACTGTCCTGAGTTCAAGGGCTTTGGCGGTGGTATAAAAAAAGACGATGAGCGCATCGTCAGGTTTTTTGGAGGGGATTATGAGCGTTTATCCTTTGAAATGCCTCTTTTTTATGACAAAGAGAGATTTATCGCAAGGTGTTTGTCGGGCTCGTATTCGCTGAAGCAGGGTGATGAGAGGTATGACGATTATATTCGTGAGACAGAACGCATTTTTGATAATTATGCCCGCGGAGGAAGACTCACGATAGAAAACAGTACCGTTGCATACATCGGCAAGCCTTAA